The following nucleotide sequence is from Azoarcus sp. CIB.
CGGGCACCTGATCTCGCGCATCACCTTCAACGTGACGATGGTGACCGGCGCGGCGACCGACGCGATCAAGGTGGTGATCCGCGAGGGACTGACGATCGTGTTCCTGTTCGGCTACCTGCTGTGGATGAACTGGAAGCTGACGCTGGTGATGCTCGCGATCCTGCCGGTGATCGGGGTGATGGTGACGAGCGCGAGCCGCAAGTTCCGCAAGCAGAGCAAGAAGATCCAGGCGGCGATGGGCGACGTGACGCACGTGGCGTCGGAGACGATCCATGGCTACCGCGTCGTGCGCAGCTTCGGCGGCGAGGCCTACGAGTCGCGGCGCTTCCGCGCGGCGAGCGAGGACAACACGCGCAAGCAGCTGAAGATGGTGAAGACCGGCGCGACCTACACGCCGATGCTGCAGCTGGTGAGCTACACGGCGATGTCGGTGCTGCTGTTCCTGGTGTTGTGGCTGCGCGGCGATTCGTCGGTGGGGGATCTGGTCGCCTACATCACCGCGGCCGGCCTGCTGCCGAAGCCGATCCGCCAGCTTTCCGAGGTGAGTTCGACGATCCAGAAAGGGGTCGCGGGGGCGGAGAGCATCTTCGAGCAGCTCGACACGCCGCCCGAGGAGGATCGCGGGACGGTCGAACGCGAGCGCGTCACCGGGCGGCTGGAGGTGCGCGACCTGAGCTTCTGCTATCCCGGCGTCGATCGCCTTGTGCTCGACGGCATCAGCTTCAGCGTCGAGCCGGGGCAGATGGTCGCGCTCGTCGGGCGTTCGGGCAGCGGCAAGTCGACCCTTGCGAATCTGATCCCGCGCTTCTACCTCCACGGGAGCGGGCAGATCCTGCTCGACGGCGTGGATGTCGAGGATTACACACTGAAGAACCTGCGCCGCCACATCGCGCTGGTGACGCAGCAGGTGACCCTGTTCAACGACACGGTGGCGAACAACATCGCCTACGGCGACCTCGCCGGTGCACCGCGCGAGGCGGTCGAGGCTGCCGCGCAGGCGGCCTTCGCGGCGGAGTTCATCGAGCGCCTGCCGCAGGGTTACGACACCGAGATCGGCGAGAACGGCGTGATGCTGTCGGGCGGCCAGCGCCAGCGCCTGGCGATTGCGCGCGCGCTCTTGAAGGACGCGCCGGTGCTGATCCTCGACGAGGCGACCTCGGCGCTCGACACCGAGTCCGAGCGCCATATCCAGGCCGCGCTCGACCGCGTGATGAGCGGGCGCACGACGATCGTGATCGCGCACCGGCTATCGACAATCGAGAAGGCCGACGTGATCATGGTGATGGAGCAGGGGCGCATCGTCGAGCGCGGCTCGCATCAGGAACTGCTCGCGCGCGACGGCGCGTATGCGCGGCTGCATGCGATGCAGTTCGCGGAGCAGGGGGCCGAGGGCTAGTCTTCCACGCCGTGTGACCATTAATTGGCACGGCGGAGCACCGCGCTGCGCCGCCGTAACGGCGAGGGGCGGGCTCTAAAGCGCTCGCAAGAAACCCATCCCCATCCTGTCCTTCCCCTTGAAGGGGAAGGTACCTGCTGACTGGCTCCTGCGGATCACTGCGCCGCGCGGCGGTTGTCGTACATCATGAAACGCGAGGTCTCGTGCAGGCCGCGGGCCAGTGCGGCCAGGCGCGCGAATTCTTCCGGGTGGGCGTCGGCGACGTTGTCGGTGGGCGTCTTCGACGCGAGGTCGTGCATCGTGGCCTTGCTGCCGTCGTGGTTCATCTGCACGAGGAAGTTGCGCGTGACGGCGCCGATCAGCGGGAAGGCGCCTTCGCGCAGGATCACGTGCACGGCGCGTTCGCCCTCGGGCGCGGGGAGTTGCACGTCGCGACCGAGCGCGCCGTTGCGGTATTCGACACCGAGCAGGCCGGCGACGGTCGGCAGCAGGTCGACGAGGCTGGCGGCTTCCTCGAACACGCGCGGCTTCAACAGCTTGGGCGCGTAGATCACCGCAGGGACATGCGTGCTTTCGAGGTTGAGCTGCTCGAAGGCGGGCGGCATGAAGGGCAGGCGGCTGATGCGGCCGTTGTGGTCGCCGAAGAGCACGAAGATGGTGTTGTCGAACCAGCCATCCCGCTTGGCGATCTCCATCAGGCGGCCGATGTTGTGGTCGAGCAGGCGCACCGCGTTGTACTGGCCGACGTCTTGGAAGCTCGCATCCTGCACTTCCTGCAGCGAGGGCTTGCGGATCTCGAAGCCCTCGTTGTCCGCGGGAATGGTGTAGGGGCGGTGGTTGCCGGCGGTCTGGAGGTAGGCGAAGAAGGGGCGCTTCTTCGCGTCGTCCTTCAGCAGCGCGCTGCTCTCGCGGAACAGGTTGAGGTCGGAGATGCCCCATACGTCGTCGTTGGGCGACTTCCACGCGCCTTCCTCGATCAGCTCGATGCCGTCGATGCTGCTCTGGATCAGCGCGTTCATGTTGGCCCAGCCGGCGCTGCCGCCGATCGCGTACACCTTGCG
It contains:
- the msbA gene encoding lipid A export permease/ATP-binding protein MsbA codes for the protein MLQCRPVFAAVHEPPFRKPQNLKRNKDTQSASSLKIYLRLLSYVRPYVPAFALSIVGFLIFASSQPMLAGILKYFVDGLSNPEAALFAGVPLLESLPLMKAVPVLIVAIAVWQGLGSYLGNYFLAKVSLGLVQDLRLALFDSLLRLPNRYFDETNSGHLISRITFNVTMVTGAATDAIKVVIREGLTIVFLFGYLLWMNWKLTLVMLAILPVIGVMVTSASRKFRKQSKKIQAAMGDVTHVASETIHGYRVVRSFGGEAYESRRFRAASEDNTRKQLKMVKTGATYTPMLQLVSYTAMSVLLFLVLWLRGDSSVGDLVAYITAAGLLPKPIRQLSEVSSTIQKGVAGAESIFEQLDTPPEEDRGTVERERVTGRLEVRDLSFCYPGVDRLVLDGISFSVEPGQMVALVGRSGSGKSTLANLIPRFYLHGSGQILLDGVDVEDYTLKNLRRHIALVTQQVTLFNDTVANNIAYGDLAGAPREAVEAAAQAAFAAEFIERLPQGYDTEIGENGVMLSGGQRQRLAIARALLKDAPVLILDEATSALDTESERHIQAALDRVMSGRTTIVIAHRLSTIEKADVIMVMEQGRIVERGSHQELLARDGAYARLHAMQFAEQGAEG